The following is a genomic window from Penaeus vannamei isolate JL-2024 chromosome 27, ASM4276789v1, whole genome shotgun sequence.
acacacaatcacacacacacacacacacacacacacacacacacacacacacacacacacacacacacacacacacacacacacacacacatatatatatatatatatatatatatatatatatatatatatatatatatatatatatatatatatatatacacacacacacaaacacacacacacacacacacacacacacacacacacacacacatatatatatatacatacatatatatatatatatatatatatatatatatatattatatatacatatatatatatatatatatatatatatatacatatatatatatgtgtgtatatatatatacatatatatatatatatatatatacttataacatttatatatgcatttatatatatatatatatatatatatatatatatatatatatatatatatatacacacttataacatttatatatgcatttatatatatatatatatatagatatatatatatatatatatatatatatatatatataacatatatatataaatatatatatatatatatatatatatatatatatatatatatatatatatacacatgcatacatacacacacacttacatatatactatatctgtgcaaacacacatagtgtgtgtgtgtgtgtgtaataaaataCCCACTTAATTTTTCATAGACATCTACATATCGAAATCCTTATTAATCTATGCATATGTTCGTAtgtacgtctatgtgtgtgtatgcgcgcgcgtgcgtgcctgtgtgagtgtgtgtgtgtgtgtgtgtgtgtgtgtgtgtgtgtgtgtgtgtgtgtgtgtgattcatcaCGCATGCACCTAAGTGTTTCTCTGGAATATAAACTCTTGAATGATTCTATAATGTCGCAATTTGTATATCATATTGCAAGTATAATACAAAAGTTATTAACACCTGTGAGGCGAATTATGCACATGCGCGACCTTTCCATATCCTCATACTTGTGAAGTCGTGCTGAAGCTATATTGAAATCGTCCAAGCAGTTTCCATAAAAGTGTCTTTTATTTGCTGTTATAAAGCTGTGCCGCCTTTGTATTTTAGATTAAGTCGTTTACGTTGTCACCACaagtagttttttgttgttgtaacgGCTACTTGAATTTAGGGTAATCTGTAAAGGGCTACTCTTAAGACTATCCTATGCTGCTTTCATATAGCTAGCTTGTGATAATACTGCAGGCTACTCTATAATGGCTATCGTAGGCTATGTGTAAAGGCTTTCCGTGATCACTAATATGAATCAGTAACTCGTGTATAAAATCTAAATCCATTATGTGGTtaatatatgtttaaaaaaacTGTTTATGGGTTTAAATAAATCACGAATAGTATAACCAACTCTTTGGTTAATGTCTGAGAATCCTGTTTAAAAGCCTACAAGTGTCTATGTTTTAGTACACCTAATTAATTTTGTGGTTTAATTGCACgtagtgtgtatatttatatgtagttaCTGAGGTTTCACGTTTTTTTTCCTGCTATATCTTTCTCGATGTTTGGTGTAACGcggttattatatttattatttttttatgcgttTGAAACTAGACTTTATTATTTCCGATGTTTTCATCAGATTTGgaggtatatgtaatatatgttatatataatactcCATGATGTAGAGCGTATAATATCATTGATCTTCGTAACTGTGTAGTCATGCTGAAcgtattttaatgttattttgtgATAATTTATTCCGTCATATTCTGTTATGTATCTTTCCCTATTAAAATATatgaagaggaatgaaaaatTTCGAAATATGTATGTAATCACCATTTCGGTATCACGTTTTATTAGAATTAAATATTTTTAGAATGATTGTCCATACTAATTCGTATCTCTTCAACATCTGTTcctttatgtgtatctgtgcgtgcgtgtgagtgtgagcgcgcgtgtgcttgtgtgtgtgtgtgtgtgtgtgtgtgtgtgtgtgtgtgtgtgtgtgtgtgtgtgtgtgtgtgtgtgcgtgtttgtgtgtgttaatgatcactgataaaacacaaatatattaaTGCTAACATCTGCTGAACATCAAGTATTATACATCCGGGATGTCGTCAGGTACAATTCATACTTAGTTCCTGTCATTTTCGCAGTGTTTCGTGATTTACTACAAGGGTAATATATGTATCTACTGCCAAAATCTCAGTGATGCTTTTGATGTAGGAAAACTACTCTCAGAATTTTCCAACACACTAATGCAACTTTTTACTACAAGCCTTTTCAAAAGCCCCGTGTAAGTTTTCAGTTGCAAGCATGAAAAAAGCAAGATATTCGGCCGTATGTGCTACAAGAGTCGATCATAATTTAAATTCATCATTAATAAGTATTTATTAGGCGTTTCAGGGTATTGTAGGTCGACCAtaatttaaatttattattattaagtgttTAATAGGCGGTTCAAAGTAATGTAAGCTGAAGGAATATATAAAGTGCTACTGAGGACCTGTGTCGAATCATTGTACAAAGCGGTGAGGAACTCAAGCGTGTCAGGATATCTTGTCTGCTCTCTAACTCGCTTTTCCTGATTTCTCGGACAATGCCAGTCTACTTACTGAGTGAGTAGACTTGCAGGGACTCGAGACCAGGATTGAAGCCTGTGTATCACTAGAGCACCTGAGCGACCAAATTTACACATtttccccgcctctctcctttttgtctgctgttatctctaactctgtctctatcttttttgtttcatactttctcctctccctcccctactctctctctctctctccttacctccaatacaaataaacaactagGTATACCATATATTCGGTACTATCAATATTCAAATATAACAAATAGAATCAATAGTGTCTTTTTCCTAACCAGACTTCGAGACTTCACTGGAATCAGAACATTCAATTCTATTTATGTTTGAACCTGTAATAATCTGCGCCTTAGTCCCCCAAAACACAGGGTTCAAATCGGTTCCCATAATCTTGTGTACACACCAGTGCGCACTATCTACTTTCCTAGTGTACGCATCCTTTGGCTATATATCCTTATCGaaagactctctctccctctctttctttctttctttctttctttctttttcagatgtagtttttgtctcaataaacgtaaaaaaaaagtctcttcTCTGATCTGGTCGCATAGTGAGGAaatcacatatattcacatatttcgtaaacagaaaaaaatgaaaacatgaataaGGTGTTTTTTATGATTGTATACTGGTCGTTAATGAAAAAAGAGACATTCTTTCACGCGAATCAGAACATGACCGTAACTGACTACTGTGAACGAATACGTCTGATTTTGGGATGATATGAATAggcctattttttatttatttatttgaaaaatAGTATATGGTCCTTTTTTGAAGAGAACTATTAAAGATGATTTAGTGGGTTTCAAGATGTAATTTTAAAAAGGGATTAATTATATTTCCACCTTGTGAAATAATTGATAAGAGTGAGGATAAATATTTTTAGAAAAAATATGTTACACAGCAAGAAATATGATAATCTTCTGATTAAATCTTCATCAGAACTCCATTCCATTAAACCAAGAGTCAGTCACATTGCATATTTCTTGctatataatattcatttattttgtagtTCAATGTTTCTGTTCCTCCTGTCATTGATTAAATACAATATATTCACAGAAGGCTATAGGATGAAGTGAAATACCGTTCAGAGTGcaaattataaatattttcataaataaagttcataaatacaataacaaacaacaaattaACAACGGAATGGCACAGGAGATGTAAACAATAgatcaagtaaataaataagaacaacaacaaacaacagggTAGATAAAAGGCGATAACAAGTAGAcgtaatatacatagatataacaaATGAACATAGTACTAATCCCTGAACTCAAAAATACATtaattatacacatacaagaacaaacacaaacacacgcacacacattattaaaGTCTCCTCAGCTAAGTTTAAGTCGTAGTTGAAAAATTGTCTTAAGAaatcttttgttcattttttcttattttttctatgttttgtgTGAGTGGAAATGTTAAATAGGTCAGGGAAATGAGTCGGTAAACCAGTCGTTTCATGTCTTGAGTCAATGAGTCACTTGCTGTATGAGTCAGGTGTTGAGGTCGTGAGTGAGTCGTTCAATCggtcgttttgtttgttcgtcGTGTTGTTAGACATAATTTAAATGGTTTAAAGCGTGGACGTATTAGTCGTGTGTATATTAATTACTAAAATCGAAAGATTTTGGAATAGTCGTTAAAGGTTAGGTTAAAGTTAAGTCATAGAAGTCATTGAGTCGTTTCTCTGAGTTAAATGTAAGTTAGTAATTGAGTCGTTTCTTTGAGTCAAATTTAAGTCAACAGTTGAGTCGTTTCTCTAAATCAAATTCAAGTCAATAGTTAAGTCGTTTCCCTGAGTCGACTTTAAGGTCGAATTTAAGACAAATGAGTCGCTGTAAGTCGTTGTTTCGAGTCGTGAGTCAGCCCTTTTCGGCCGTGAGTGAATCTACAAAATAGTCGTCAGTAGGCTTGTAGACGGTAAATAGGTTAGTCGTTTCGGTGACAAGTCGGTCGTGCGTCGAATCAAGTCGTTGAAGGGCGTATTTTTGTTGGTCGTTTTCACTGTGCGAATTCGGTCGTTTAAGTCATATACTGAGTCTCATCTGTCTCTATAAGTCCTTGTCAATTAGtctaatttaattattatttttaaagtctTTGGTATATAAACATGTCATTATATATGGTTTTGATATCAGTCtggaatatgtttttttctacaAGGCAGAAATTATTTTAAGTAATTTCCAAGATATGTTGAAAAGTCCTTCGATTGAATTTAAAATATGTTTAAAATttaaatacacaaaatacaatTCCAAATACTGATTAAACTGGAGGAGTATATAAAAACCTACTGAGTACCTGTGTCGGAACAGTAAAAAGGTGAAGAAAACGTTTAAGGGAAGTCAATTCACTTTGTGAACGCTGTCAGTTAAACTGAAGAAAAACTTTTTTTACGATCTGGTAGTTGTAAACTTATTTGTAAATCCGTATGGACTTCCGTTAACCCCATCCGCTAGTTTATGAACAAAATCTAAATCGCAATTATATaagtcatttaaaaaaaaaaaaggttttagaaTTTAAAAGTACAAACAACTTCCTTTGGTGAGTGGAAGTTAAATGAAGGAAAGTATTTCAGTATATTGATTAATCCTCTGTGGAtttacgaatgaaaaaaaaagttttataatCCAGATTCGAATGATTCTGATGCAAAATTCATATATTCACCTTTACTGACTGTTTCGTttgctattattgctttatttcACTGTTTGTCGTCGTTATTTTAAATAGGTCTCTACAGTATTTCATAAACTCATCGTCACAGGTCACCAGGTGTCACGCGGTAATGTATCGTCTAAAACAATTTAATCGTAGTGTCTCAAAAGTCATCAGGTAAGCTAGTgtaatatctacatatctgtcatATTTCGTCATCAAGACAGTCACTCATTATTGTCTCGTGTCATGTCATCAAGTCAGTCATTCATTCGTATCGTCCAAAAGTCTGTTCCCTAAGTCATCAGTACAAGATTTCATAATGGCCATTCAGTATGTGATTATTCAAGTCtttcatgtttgtatgtaagcATTAAAGGCCATTGAAGTATGAAAGTTTCCACTCAAAGTAATGTTTCTATCTGTTGTCTCAAGGTCGTTTTTTTCCACGCTTCTTGTCGTTATGGGCATTGTCATAGTCTTCGTCTTATGTAGGAGAGTCATCCGCAAGGTCCTCGTCACAGAAGTCGGTATTGTCAAAGGTCATATCGTTAATGTTTCGATGTAAGCACTAAAAGTCATTGAAGTATTAAAGTTTCCATTCACAGTAATGTTGTTTCCATCTGTCGTATGGAAGGTCATTTTTTTCCACACTTCATGCCGTTAAGGTCATTGTCGGATTCTTCGTCTTACGTAGGAGAGTCGTCGGCAAGGTCCTCGTCACAGAAGTCGTAGATGtcaaaggtcaggtcaggtcgttTTCAAAGCGATCCAAATCACGTCTTCAAGGAAAACGTGTCGCGAACTGCAACAAAACATTTACTTTATTCCATGTCATATTTTACATTATGATTAAgagtaataaaaagtaatactATTTACAGAAAATACCAATAAAGGAAACCACAAAcgggaaagaatgagtgagaaaaaactgtgatattataaaaagaaaaagataaaacgacACCGAAGAAAAAGCTGTATTGGGAATATGCAGAATAAATTTAGAGAAAATGAAgacttagaaaaagaaaataaaaacagaaagagaaccagaaaatgagaaatagaagacaaaaaatGACTGATTACTTAAAATTATCTGCCGCGTTAATATATAAGGTCATCAGTGgcgaagaataaaaacaaatattaccTCTATTCAACGGCGTCGTCTAGTGCTAGTTGGAACTGCCTGAACAGGTCCAGTCCTTTTAACCGGGATGCTGTTCACGCCTCTCTCAAGAGCAGAGCCGACGTTGTTAAACAAGCCGTCAAGTCCTATAACATCTACGCCTCTGATGTGTGAAAGAAAAGTTaattgtgttttgtgtatttggcTTATATTGGATTGTTGCAGCCTGGCCTAGTGGTTGTGATTTGCACATtgaatttttgttttctgttgtgaTCATATTAGAAGAGTTATGTTTAGattacgtacatgtgtatgtaaaggagatacatacataatttttgcTAGATAAGCAGATGTGCTGCAGTGGACACAAACACGTACAATACAAACTTGTATATTAATAGACATAAaagcatatacatgatataaacaacacaacacacgtaagcacatatacacagacataataACCCACCTAACAATAGCGTCAGCGATGGACGTCGGGCCATTCCGGGCCATTTCCAGCACCAGGGAAATCAGGGCCCCGATGAGGACACCGATGGCCAGGATCGAGAGCGAGTAGTTAAACACTTGCAAGTTTTCATAGGGAACTGTGACGTTGCCGGAGAAGAGGTTTAttccactgctgctgctgccggcGTCTGAAAAGGACATTGAGGGGCAGGGTCGTGttattttaaggggggggggggattgttggTTCTCTTATGTTCAGAGGGAAGTGGAGTAACGAGAGAATTAGTATAACGGAGCATGAAAGAGatggaggataatggtgatgattggaAACGAAAGATTGGTTGAGAGAATGTACTTGTGTTTGTTCGTAGTTATTTATGGAAGTGATGTATAGAATGGggaatagacaaaaaaatgatGGAATGCGTACAGTTATGGTTTTAAATTGATCCTTTTTTGGAAAGCTTTTAGTTTTTCTCGGTTTAGgaatggaaaaaatagagaaaggtgCGTTCATATCAGTATGACCGAACAGATGCGAGATAGTAACAGATCAATCATGTAACGACAGATACCCAAGATACGGGTGCCTTAATTACTGAACATGCAGTGCTTGTTCTTATATATTAAGGATTTAATGTTGTTAAAACGTCAAACTGAACAGCAAAGAATGTACAACTCTTCTTCTGACTTCTGTAGACACAACAAACAGGTTGAATCGAACTTCACACAAACTTGATTCCTCCTCCTCTGAAGTTCCCTCTCCCGACGCATATCCtcacaatttctttctctctctcttcgtctgtgtttcctccatctctctctcttcttcaggtTCCGTCGCTCTCCACGAGGCCAAAAGGAGTATTAGGAGAAAGAGAACCAAGAAGGACAGACAGGTACACAGTGCAGTTGAGGCAAAAGATTAACGGTACAAAATCCTATCCAGTTACACCTCGTTGGGTTGCCTGGCTTAGTGTGTTTCGTTAGTCGTTTCCTCAACTACACGTAAGGAGTTTAAAACAGAACACGAACACGCAATGGGAGAGTTGTGGAATAAATTGTAcactatgattttatttattgtgaTACTTTTGGGTCGGTTTTGAATGTATTGGGATTAGGATATGGGATCAAGGGAATCTGTCGGGGTTCATGTTCAGGATTCGAAAGAGGTTTGTAGGATTAGTATGCGAGATTTTGGTTTCTTTAAGGTATGAGGATAATTGGATATGAGGATGCGGAAAGAAATTGGCAGGTATTGGAAATTAAGTTGCTTGAAATATTTTCATTGCAaacagtgattattattacttttatatggATAATGTTTTCGTTTTCTGAAAACAATAAATTCATTTCAGTTGCCATGTGCATGGAACTGAATGGAACAGTACTTGTAGACTGTAACGataactggtaaaaaaaaaaaaaaaaaaaatcaatattgtgGGAAGTGAGTGATATAAACTTTCCCATGTTTCTTAAAACGCATTGTCTTCCACGAAAtcaatttttgtttatctttcccgTTAGGTTAATCAATGTTATTTGATCCGGCAGGGAATATTAAGACTTAAAAACGGACAGGAAACATTAGTCACGCATGTGGAAAGTTGACAGTGCATTATCCTGGGAAGGATGCATATAGTGGATAACTGTTTGGAATGTTTTACATGACAGTTTTACGATAGTTTAAATATAAGCATGAAAGCTAATAGTTTTGTTGCATAATAGAAAGTTATATATTAATTCACATTTACTGAGTACATGGCTGTGTTTGCActcttggatatatatatggatacagagCATTGCTCAGTCTTGGATAGATATTGCAGTGCAGTGTTACACAGCACTGGGTGCTGTTTGGTCTTATTCACCTTCTCTTGGATAAGCAGGCAGGAATAAGGGAGTTGAAACAAATGGAAAATtgacatgtatattttttatataaaattagaaAATTGTATATTTGGCAAATTTATCTTGAGATTTATACAGAATGTTTAGAGTGAGATGGTACATTAGCGTTGACGTAAACAGAGGTGCAGGATTAGAGCTTGGGATTAATGTATTTAGTGATACACAACAAGGATTAATGTGGCTTGGGGCTCTGGGTATGGATAAAGGATTGTAGTATTGGAATAACATGGATTGAGGTATAGGATTCCTAAATTCGGTTTCGGGATTAGGTATTAGTGCTGATAGAATTGTAGGATGAGAAGGATTATGGATATAGGTACATGGTTAGGATAATTGCGGAAGGATTATGATTCGAGATTTAGTATTACACTCATAATCATTAGAGGATGTATTTCCATAATGTCTGTGGTAATACAGTGGCTATTATAGGATTAGGGTAATTTTAGGAGGCACAGGATTCATAGATCGGGGAAAATCAGGATAAAGATTATTGGAGGTGCAAGGAGGGGGATTACATTCAGTTGTGAGTTTGGATCAGGATAGGGATAAATGAAAGTCGAATTGTAGGATTAAGGATTAAACTGGATGCAGATTCTGGAAAAGGATTAGTTACGGGTCTTGGATTAAGAGTAGGATGAAGGTGGTTGGAGTGTTATGGGTATTTATGATTATGGATAATCTGGTGGAGGTTCAATTTAAGGATTAGGGGTTGTAGGCACGGACTGGGATGAGGTGGATGTTTAGGATTAGGGGGTTGTAGACACAGGGACTGGTATATGGTTCAGTGGAGGCTTACGATTAAGACATTTTAGGCAGAGATTGGAATGAGGTTcaggattaggataatgatgtttTAGGGATTGGGGTGAGGTGGAGGTTCAGGATTTGGATTAGGGAGTTCTAAACAGAGATTGATATGATGTGAAGGATTAGGATTAGGGTGTTGTAGGCACAGGGATTAGGATGAGGCGGAGGTGAAGGATTAGTTTTTTGGAGGATTGGGATGAGATGAAAGATTAGGATTAGGGAGTTATGGGCACAAGGATTGGGATGAGGTGAAGGATTAGGGGATTGCAGACACAGTGATAGGGAGGAGGTTCAGGACCATGGGAATGTAGGCACAGGGATTGGGATTAGGTGGATCTTCAGGATTAGGATTAGGCGccgggataaggagaaggattaAGATTAGGAATTGTAGGCAAAGGGATTAGGATATGATGAGGGATTAGGATTACTGGTTAAAGGCACAGGGATTGGGATGGGCTTTAGGATTAGGGGATTGTAGGCACAGGGATTGGGATGAGGTGGAAGCTCAGGATTAAGATTAGAGGTTCTAGGCACAGGGATTGGGGTTTGGTGAAGGATTAGGATTAGGGTTTGATGGCACAGGGATTGGGATGAGGTAGATATGAGGGATTAGGATTAGGGGTTCTAGGTACAGGGACTGGGATGAGGTGGAGGTCCAGGATAAGGATTAGGTGTTGTAGGGATTGGGATGAGGTGGAAGTGAAGGATTAGTTTTTTGTGCATAGGGATTGGGATGCGATTCAGGATTAGGATTAAGGGGTTGTAGGGACTGGGATGAGATGAAGGATTAGGATTAGGGAATTTGTTTAAACAGACATTAGGATGGGGTGAAGGATTAGGATTAGAGGATTGGAGGCACAGGGATTGGAATGAGGTTGAGTTTAGGATAAGGGAATTTTAGAGATTGGGATGAGGTGAGGTTCAGGATTTGGACTAGGGATTTTTAAACGGAGATTAATATGATGTGAAGGATTAGGGTGTCGTAGGCACATGGATTAGGATtagggggatgaggtggaggttcaggattaggatTAGGCACCTGGATTGGGATACGGTGAAGAATCAGGAttaggggggtgaggtggaggttcAGGATTAAGATTAGGGGGTTGTAGGCACAGGGATTGGGATGAGGCAGATGTGATGGATTAGGTTTAGGCGTTCTAGGGATTGGGATGAGAGGACTGTACGGATTGGGGTGTATAGGTTCAGGATTAGGATTAGGGGTTGTAGGTACAGGGACTGGGATGAGAATCAGGATTAGGATTTAGAGGTTATAGGGTTATGGATGAGGAAGATGTTAAGGGGTTGCAAGGACAGGGATCAGGATGAGGCTCAGGATTAGGATTACGGGTTCTAGGGATGATGTGGATGTTTAGTATTAAGATTAGGGGGTTTTAGGCACCTCGATTAGGATGAGGTGGAAGATAAGATTTAGGATTGGTGTAGATGGAGGTTCAAGGATAGATATGGATGTTCAGGAGTAGAATTGATGTGCATGTAGGTTGAGTGGATGGAAGATCGGGATTAGTACTGATGTGGATGGAGGATCAGGATTAGGATTGATATGCATGGAGGTTAAGTGGATGGAAGTGCAGGATTGGGACTGGtgtggatggaggttcaggattaggatTGATGTGGATGCAGGATCACGATTAGAACTGATGTGGATGGAGTTTCAGGATTAGGACTGATTTGGATAGAGGTTGagtggatggaggttcagg
Proteins encoded in this region:
- the LOC113815657 gene encoding uncharacterized protein, whose amino-acid sequence is MTITRQHLPSCSPDAHTSQLPRSSVSSDMESAAEKIFNIDAGSSSSGINLFSGNVTVPYENLQVFNYSLSILAIGVLIGALISLVLEMARNGPTSIADAIVRGVDVIGLDGLFNNVGSALERGVNSIPVKRTGPVQAVPTSTRRRR